In Candidatus Kaistella beijingensis, a genomic segment contains:
- a CDS encoding N-acetylmuramoyl-L-alanine amidase family protein: MNRSFSFKKYLLLIFVLLFTFSGAQKKFTIVLDAGHGGTDFGANRVYPETGRLNEKDVTLAVVLKLGRMLEKNKDYKIIYTRKIDEYPSLIDRTNLANRSKADLFISVHCNANTRSAPYGTETFVQGPDQNKTNLEVAKAENDVIYLDEKDKEMFASYDPRSPESLIALKIQQSKYLESSLLFGSFVEGNFEKKDKRFSRGVKQQNLHVLRLNAMPSVLIETGFISNYDDAMYLASEKGQNEIAESIYDAIVSYRKARDRNASNSKLEPEKPEEKPLKNDFRILLMSTPTKYNSGDPALKGLNYILPIKENGLYKYYYSVTNFASVRDNNLKTARDAGFNNATSISFVPAQKLGIGYYTIEVAVSPQKLSSNSYLLNTLKEVERTKENGVFYYTYGKFSSLEDAIKAQKDLDTKGIKNTVIQKVAK; encoded by the coding sequence CACAGAAAAAGTTTACCATTGTTTTAGACGCAGGTCACGGCGGAACAGATTTCGGTGCAAATCGAGTGTATCCCGAAACAGGTAGGTTAAACGAAAAAGACGTTACACTTGCCGTGGTTTTGAAGCTTGGACGAATGTTGGAAAAAAACAAAGATTACAAAATAATTTATACCCGAAAAATAGACGAATACCCTTCATTAATCGACAGAACAAATCTTGCCAACAGAAGCAAGGCAGATTTATTTATCTCGGTTCACTGTAATGCGAACACTCGAAGTGCACCTTATGGAACGGAAACTTTTGTGCAGGGACCGGATCAGAACAAAACCAATTTAGAAGTGGCAAAAGCGGAAAACGACGTAATTTACCTTGATGAAAAAGATAAGGAAATGTTCGCTTCATACGATCCTCGCTCACCGGAATCTTTAATTGCGTTGAAAATCCAACAGAGTAAATATTTGGAAAGTAGCCTTTTATTTGGAAGTTTTGTAGAAGGAAATTTTGAGAAAAAAGACAAGAGATTTTCACGTGGCGTAAAGCAGCAAAACCTTCACGTTTTAAGATTAAATGCAATGCCTTCAGTTTTGATTGAAACGGGATTCATTAGTAATTATGATGACGCGATGTATCTCGCTTCCGAAAAAGGACAGAATGAAATTGCGGAAAGTATTTACGATGCTATTGTAAGCTATAGAAAGGCAAGAGACAGGAATGCTTCTAATTCAAAACTTGAACCTGAAAAACCGGAAGAAAAGCCATTGAAAAATGATTTCAGAATTTTGCTGATGTCCACTCCAACCAAATACAACAGTGGTGATCCAGCGTTGAAAGGGTTGAATTATATTCTTCCAATCAAAGAGAACGGGCTTTACAAATATTATTACAGTGTGACCAATTTTGCCTCGGTTCGCGACAACAACCTCAAAACAGCAAGAGATGCAGGATTCAATAATGCGACTTCCATTTCTTTTGTTCCTGCTCAAAAATTAGGGATTGGTTATTATACCATTGAAGTGGCGGTAAGTCCGCAAAAATTGAGTTCTAATTCTTATTTGCTCAATACATTGAAAGAAGTTGAAAGAACCAAGGAGAATGGCGTTTTTTATTATACCTACGGAAAATTTAGCAGCTTGGAAGACGCTATAAAAGCACAAAAAGATCTAGATACGAAGGGAATTAAGAACACTGTAATTCAGAAAGTGGCGAAATAG